The Streptococcus oralis Uo5 genome includes a window with the following:
- a CDS encoding PolC-type DNA polymerase III: MSSKFEILMNQLGISEQLRRDPALVDARIERVVVHKISKIWEFHFVFSNILPIEIFLELKKGLGEEFSKTGNRAVFEIKALSQEFSNELLQAYYREAFSEGPCASQGFKSLYQNLNVRAEGNQLIIEGSEAIDKEHFKKNHLPNLAKQLEKFGFPVFVCQIEKNDALTQEQEEAFHVENEQIVQAANEEALRAMEQLEQMASPPVEEKPAFDFQAKKAVAKPKLDKAEVTQMIDVTTEENRLVFEGVVFDVEHKVTRTGRVLINFKMTDYTSSFSMQKWVKNEEEAQKFDIIKKNSWLRVRGNVEMNNFTRDLTMNVQDVQEVVHYERKDLMPEGERRVEFHAHTNMSTMDALPEVEEIVAIAAKWGHKAVAITDHGNVQSFPHGYKAAKKAGIQLIYGMEANIVEDRVPIVYNEVEMDLSEATYVVFDVETTGLSAIYNDLIQVAASKMYKGNVIAEFDEFINPGHPLSAFTTELTGITYDHVKNAKPLEQVLQEFQEFCKDTVLVAHNATFDVGFMNANYERHGLPKISQPVIDTLEFARNLYPEYKRHGLGPLTKRFGVALEHHHMANYDAEATGRLLFIFIKEVAEKHGVTDLARLNIDLISPDSYKKARIKHATIYVKNQVGLKNIFKLVSLSNTKYFEGVPRIPRTVLDAHREGLILGSACSEGEVFDAVVSQGVDAAVEVAKYYDFIEVMPPAIYAPLIAKEQVKDMEELQTIIKSLIEVGDRLGKPVLATGNVHYIEPEEEIYREIIVRSLGQGAMINRTIGHGEHAQPAPLPKAHFRTTNEMLDEFAFLGEDLARKLVIENPNALAEIFEPVEVVKGDLYTPFIDKAEETVAELTYKKAFEIYGNPLPDIVDLRIEKELTSILGNGFAVIYLASQMLVQRSNERGYLVGSRGSVGSSFVATMIGITEVNPLSPHYVCGQCQYSEFITDGSYGSGFDMPNKDCPNCGHKLSKNGQDIPFETFLGFDGDKVPDIDLNFSGEDQPSAHLDVRDIFGEEYAFRAGTVGTVAAKTAYGFVKGYERDYGKFYRDAEVERLAQGAAGVKRTTGQHPGGIVVIPNYMDVYDFTPVQYPADDVTAEWQTTHFNFHDIDENVLKLDVLGHDDPTMIRKLQDLSRIDPNEIPMDDEGVMALFSGTDVLGVTPEQIGTPTGMLGIPEFGTNFVRGMVDETHPTTFAELLQLSGLSHGTDVWLGNAQDLIKQGIADLSTVIGCRDDIMVYLMHAGLEPKMAFTIMERVRKGLWLKISEEERNGYIEAMKANKVPEWYIESCGKIKYMFPKAHAAAYVMMALRVAYFKVHHPIYYYCAYFSIRAKAFDIKTMGAGLDAIKRRMEEIAEKRKNNEASNVEIDLYTTLEIVNEMWERGFKFGKLDLYRSDATEFLIDGDTLIPPFVAMDGLGENVAKQLVRARQEGEFLSKTELRKRGGLSSTLVEKMDEMGILSNMPEDNQLSLFDDLF; the protein is encoded by the coding sequence ATGTCAAGTAAGTTTGAAATTTTAATGAATCAACTGGGAATCTCTGAACAATTGAGACGGGATCCTGCTCTTGTTGATGCTAGAATTGAGCGTGTTGTGGTTCATAAAATTAGTAAGATTTGGGAATTTCATTTTGTATTTTCTAATATTTTACCGATTGAAATATTTTTAGAGTTAAAGAAAGGGCTTGGTGAAGAATTTTCTAAGACAGGAAACCGAGCTGTTTTCGAAATCAAGGCTCTTTCTCAAGAATTCTCTAATGAACTCTTGCAGGCCTACTATAGAGAGGCTTTTTCTGAAGGTCCATGTGCAAGTCAGGGGTTTAAATCTCTTTACCAGAATTTAAACGTTCGTGCGGAGGGAAATCAACTCATTATTGAAGGTTCAGAGGCGATTGATAAGGAGCACTTTAAGAAGAATCATCTTCCTAATTTGGCAAAGCAACTTGAAAAATTTGGTTTCCCGGTCTTTGTTTGCCAGATAGAAAAGAACGATGCACTTACACAAGAACAGGAAGAAGCCTTTCATGTGGAGAATGAACAAATCGTCCAGGCTGCCAACGAAGAAGCTTTACGAGCTATGGAGCAACTGGAACAAATGGCTTCTCCTCCAGTAGAAGAGAAGCCAGCCTTTGATTTTCAGGCTAAAAAGGCTGTGGCCAAGCCTAAACTAGATAAGGCTGAAGTTACCCAGATGATCGACGTGACGACTGAGGAAAATCGCCTGGTCTTTGAAGGGGTCGTTTTTGATGTGGAGCATAAGGTGACCAGAACAGGTCGCGTTTTGATCAATTTTAAAATGACGGATTACACTTCAAGTTTTTCAATGCAAAAATGGGTTAAGAATGAAGAAGAAGCTCAGAAGTTTGACATCATTAAGAAGAATTCTTGGCTCCGAGTTCGTGGGAATGTGGAGATGAATAACTTCACCCGTGATTTGACCATGAACGTGCAGGATGTGCAGGAAGTTGTTCACTATGAGCGGAAGGATTTGATGCCAGAAGGTGAGCGTCGGGTTGAGTTTCATGCTCATACTAATATGTCGACTATGGATGCTCTACCAGAAGTAGAGGAGATCGTTGCGATAGCTGCTAAGTGGGGACACAAGGCGGTTGCCATCACGGACCATGGAAATGTTCAATCTTTCCCACACGGCTATAAGGCGGCCAAGAAAGCTGGAATCCAGCTGATCTATGGAATGGAAGCCAATATTGTGGAGGACCGTGTCCCTATCGTTTACAACGAAGTGGAGATGGACTTGTCAGAAGCTACCTATGTGGTTTTTGACGTGGAAACGACGGGGCTTTCAGCCATCTATAATGACCTGATTCAGGTTGCGGCTTCTAAGATGTATAAGGGGAATGTTATTGCCGAATTTGATGAATTTATCAACCCAGGTCACCCCTTGTCAGCCTTTACTACGGAGTTGACTGGTATTACATATGATCATGTTAAAAATGCCAAACCACTGGAACAGGTTTTGCAAGAATTCCAAGAATTTTGCAAGGATACAGTCTTAGTCGCCCACAATGCTACCTTTGACGTTGGCTTTATGAATGCCAACTATGAGCGTCATGGTCTGCCTAAGATTAGCCAGCCAGTTATCGATACGCTGGAGTTTGCTAGAAACCTCTATCCTGAGTATAAACGTCATGGTTTGGGGCCTTTGACTAAGCGTTTTGGTGTAGCACTTGAACACCACCACATGGCCAACTACGATGCGGAAGCTACTGGTCGTCTGCTTTTCATCTTTATCAAAGAGGTAGCAGAAAAACATGGTGTGACCGATCTGGCTAGACTCAATATTGATCTAATCAGTCCAGATTCTTATAAAAAAGCTCGGATTAAACATGCGACCATTTATGTCAAGAATCAGGTAGGTTTAAAAAATATTTTTAAGCTGGTTTCTTTGTCTAACACCAAGTATTTTGAAGGGGTGCCACGGATTCCGAGAACGGTTCTAGATGCCCATCGAGAAGGATTGATTTTAGGGTCTGCTTGCTCGGAGGGTGAAGTTTTTGACGCAGTCGTTTCCCAAGGTGTGGATGCGGCGGTTGAGGTGGCCAAGTATTATGACTTTATCGAGGTCATGCCACCGGCTATCTATGCTCCCTTGATTGCTAAAGAGCAGGTCAAGGATATGGAGGAACTCCAGACTATTATCAAGAGTTTGATAGAGGTTGGGGACCGTCTTGGGAAGCCTGTTTTGGCTACGGGAAATGTTCACTATATTGAACCGGAAGAAGAGATTTACCGTGAAATTATTGTCCGTAGTTTGGGCCAGGGGGCTATGATTAACCGAACCATCGGTCATGGTGAACATGCCCAACCGGCTCCGCTACCTAAGGCTCATTTTCGAACAACCAATGAAATGTTGGATGAATTTGCCTTCTTGGGCGAAGATCTAGCACGCAAATTGGTTATTGAAAATCCCAATGCCTTGGCAGAAATTTTTGAGCCTGTTGAGGTCGTTAAGGGTGACTTGTACACTCCTTTCATTGACAAGGCTGAAGAAACGGTCGCTGAGTTGACCTACAAGAAGGCCTTTGAGATTTATGGAAATCCGCTGCCAGATATCGTTGATTTGCGGATTGAAAAAGAATTGACTTCTATTCTGGGGAATGGATTTGCCGTTATTTACCTGGCTTCGCAGATGCTGGTGCAACGTTCCAATGAACGGGGCTATTTGGTGGGTTCGCGTGGGTCTGTTGGGTCCAGTTTCGTTGCGACCATGATTGGGATTACGGAGGTTAATCCTCTCTCTCCTCACTATGTCTGTGGTCAGTGTCAGTACAGCGAGTTTATCACCGATGGTTCTTACGGTTCAGGGTTTGATATGCCCAATAAGGATTGTCCAAACTGTGGTCACAAACTCAGCAAAAATGGGCAGGATATTCCGTTCGAGACCTTCCTTGGTTTTGATGGAGATAAGGTTCCCGATATTGACTTGAACTTCTCGGGAGAAGACCAGCCTAGCGCCCACTTGGATGTGCGTGATATCTTTGGTGAAGAATATGCCTTCCGTGCAGGAACGGTTGGTACGGTAGCTGCCAAGACTGCCTATGGATTTGTAAAGGGCTACGAGAGAGACTACGGGAAGTTTTATCGTGATGCAGAGGTGGAACGCCTTGCTCAAGGTGCAGCTGGTGTCAAGCGGACAACGGGACAACACCCAGGGGGAATCGTTGTTATTCCTAACTACATGGATGTCTACGACTTTACTCCTGTCCAGTATCCAGCGGATGACGTGACGGCTGAATGGCAAACCACCCACTTTAACTTCCACGATATCGATGAGAACGTCCTCAAACTCGATGTGCTGGGGCATGATGATCCGACCATGATTCGGAAATTACAGGACTTGTCTAGGATTGACCCTAATGAAATTCCTATGGATGATGAAGGTGTCATGGCCCTCTTTTCTGGGACTGATGTGCTAGGTGTGACTCCTGAACAAATCGGAACACCGACGGGTATGCTGGGGATTCCAGAATTTGGAACCAACTTTGTACGTGGGATGGTAGACGAGACGCATCCGACGACTTTTGCAGAGTTGCTTCAGCTCTCAGGTCTATCCCACGGTACCGATGTGTGGTTGGGAAATGCCCAGGATTTGATTAAGCAAGGAATTGCTGACCTATCAACCGTTATCGGATGTCGGGATGACATCATGGTTTACCTCATGCACGCGGGTCTCGAACCAAAGATGGCCTTTACCATCATGGAGCGCGTACGTAAGGGCTTGTGGTTGAAGATTTCCGAAGAAGAACGAAATGGCTATATCGAAGCCATGAAGGCCAATAAGGTGCCAGAGTGGTATATCGAATCCTGTGGAAAAATCAAGTATATGTTCCCTAAAGCCCACGCGGCAGCCTACGTTATGATGGCCTTGCGTGTGGCCTACTTCAAGGTTCACCATCCCATTTATTATTACTGTGCTTACTTTTCAATCCGCGCTAAGGCTTTTGATATCAAGACCATGGGTGCGGGCTTGGATGCCATTAAGCGTAGAATGGAAGAAATCGCTGAAAAACGGAAGAATAATGAAGCCTCTAATGTGGAGATTGACCTCTATACAACTCTTGAGATTGTCAATGAAATGTGGGAACGTGGCTTTAAGTTTGGCAAGTTAGACCTCTATCGTAGTGATGCGACTGAATTTCTCATCGACGGAGATACCCTCATCCCACCATTTGTAGCAATGGATGGTCTGGGAGAGAACGTTGCTAAGCAACTGGTACGAGCGCGCCAAGAGGGCGAATTCCTCTCTAAAACAGAACTGCGCAAACGCGGTGGACTGTCATCTACCTTGGTTGAAAAGATGGATGAAATGGGGATTCTTAGTAATATGCCTGAGGATAACCAGTTGAGCTTGTTTGATGATTTATTTTAA
- a CDS encoding DnaA ATPase domain-containing protein: MMNNTGLDNKYQFENFIEKDGNALAKKEALEVVKNLGLKYNPLYIYGQSGSGKTHLLQAIGNKVLENNPEKRVKYISAKDLLENELEIQKVRSEKFDLLIVDDIQILGEKDDMIQEKFFNLFNSQHDMNKQMVFSGDSEPDQLENLNFHLIVRFKWGMTACLTSLED; this comes from the coding sequence ATGATGAACAATACAGGATTAGATAACAAATATCAATTTGAAAATTTTATAGAAAAAGACGGTAATGCTTTAGCAAAAAAAGAAGCTTTAGAAGTAGTAAAGAACTTAGGATTAAAATACAATCCCCTTTATATTTATGGGCAATCAGGTTCAGGAAAAACACATCTCCTGCAAGCAATTGGAAATAAGGTTCTTGAGAACAATCCAGAAAAGCGAGTAAAATATATTTCTGCTAAAGATTTATTAGAAAATGAGCTAGAAATACAAAAAGTTAGAAGTGAGAAGTTTGATCTCCTAATAGTAGATGATATTCAGATATTGGGAGAAAAGGATGATATGATTCAAGAAAAATTTTTTAATCTTTTTAATTCTCAACATGATATGAATAAACAAATGGTTTTCTCTGGTGACTCTGAACCAGATCAATTGGAAAATCTAAATTTTCATTTGATTGTGCGTTTTAAGTGGGGAATGACAGCTTGTCTAACATCGCTTGAAGATTAA
- a CDS encoding helix-turn-helix transcriptional regulator, which produces MNDQERLLTIFLRLQFGTPLGKKQLAQEFEVSEKTIQRDFSLLRDILSSHPDFNGDLLYSRKTNKYSLSSKSVFNKKDILVISKILLENRALNRPEIDSLLKNLLILIPRDDQKEIEQIIGSEKLNYAPLTDQQDRIEKIWNLSESILHEQVLDIIYQKPYSESSKKQTVLPVSLYYDSHYFYLVVYQLKHATYITLRVDRIQSWSLSGIEKPSISYRDKFRDGDIRNERVDAFIGKKISIEIGYLYDPTIVMDQFPNAKIVGKNGSWTHFKFKSQYTPGLKRWLLGQGEAVTVLSPRILVEDMKQTVQEMIDKYK; this is translated from the coding sequence ATGAATGATCAAGAGAGATTACTAACAATCTTTTTACGCTTACAGTTTGGGACTCCGTTAGGAAAAAAGCAATTAGCCCAGGAATTTGAGGTTAGTGAAAAGACGATACAGAGAGATTTTTCGCTCCTTCGTGATATTTTATCCAGTCATCCCGATTTTAATGGAGACCTGCTTTATAGTCGTAAAACGAATAAGTATAGCCTATCAAGTAAGTCAGTTTTTAATAAAAAGGATATACTTGTTATTTCAAAGATTTTATTGGAAAATCGAGCATTGAATCGGCCAGAAATTGATAGCTTACTAAAAAATTTACTGATTTTAATTCCTCGTGATGACCAGAAAGAAATTGAGCAAATCATTGGTAGTGAAAAGCTTAATTATGCTCCCTTAACGGATCAGCAAGATAGAATAGAGAAAATTTGGAATTTATCGGAGTCTATTCTACATGAACAGGTCTTAGACATTATCTATCAAAAACCTTATTCGGAGTCTTCTAAGAAGCAGACGGTTTTGCCTGTATCTCTTTACTATGATAGTCATTATTTTTATCTGGTTGTTTATCAGTTAAAACACGCTACTTATATTACTTTAAGAGTAGACCGTATCCAATCATGGTCTCTTAGTGGTATAGAGAAACCCTCTATTTCTTATCGAGATAAATTTAGAGATGGTGATATTCGTAACGAGAGAGTTGATGCTTTTATCGGGAAGAAAATCAGTATTGAGATTGGGTATTTGTATGATCCTACTATTGTGATGGATCAATTTCCAAATGCAAAAATAGTTGGGAAAAATGGTTCCTGGACTCATTTTAAGTTTAAAAGTCAGTATACACCGGGTCTTAAACGCTGGTTGTTGGGACAAGGGGAAGCAGTTACTGTTTTGTCTCCTCGGATTTTAGTAGAGGATATGAAGCAAACAGTTCAAGAAATGATAGATAAATATAAATGA
- a CDS encoding DUF262 domain-containing protein gives MSIQFTSKKVGELLKEGKLRIPSYQRPYKWNRKHIRNLFYDLRDAMGKKEYQIGSVILHENDRYLDIVDGQQRLISISLFLHLLDDLGNYKGANQLLSAEFGEMSCYHASENYNEWKNLTQLVGENQAKDICNFLLENCSVSVITMPQARLSEAFQLFDSQNNRGKSLEPHDLLKAYHLRKQDSEDEKIVEKWEQFVEDKDLSLKELFDKHLFRMRRWSRGETGLTNKRYGSYLRFTEDFIDDFKGVDLNQNFPYLELYRHIEKLPLSITMPIIDGSKFFEYIESAHETIKNHKDFLNEELGFSDEPEGEEKNVAYPEGMLNIYNSSKGRYLKCHNIFLNICSLFADRFGKEELSKEIVEILFIWSYYPRVKSKAIYDATVGNYAAGGRFRQKEVQKLFQLLSHAVTPNDFMIKIDRELFENYTVDKIIEVEKDKW, from the coding sequence ATGAGTATTCAATTTACTTCTAAAAAGGTTGGAGAACTACTGAAAGAAGGGAAATTGCGGATTCCTTCTTATCAAAGACCTTATAAATGGAACAGAAAACATATCCGTAACCTTTTTTATGATTTACGAGATGCTATGGGAAAAAAGGAATATCAGATTGGTTCTGTTATCTTGCATGAAAATGATAGATATTTAGATATTGTCGATGGACAGCAACGTCTAATTTCAATTTCCTTGTTTCTTCATTTATTAGATGATTTAGGGAATTATAAGGGTGCGAATCAACTGCTGAGTGCTGAATTTGGAGAGATGTCTTGCTATCATGCGAGTGAAAATTATAATGAGTGGAAAAATTTGACTCAATTGGTCGGCGAAAATCAGGCAAAAGATATTTGCAACTTTTTATTGGAAAATTGTTCTGTCTCCGTGATTACTATGCCACAGGCACGATTATCAGAGGCCTTTCAGTTATTTGATTCTCAGAACAATCGTGGAAAATCTTTAGAACCTCATGATTTGCTCAAAGCCTATCATCTTCGCAAGCAAGATTCAGAAGATGAAAAGATTGTTGAAAAGTGGGAGCAATTTGTAGAGGATAAAGATTTAAGTCTCAAAGAGTTATTTGATAAACATCTTTTTCGTATGAGACGGTGGTCTAGGGGAGAAACAGGATTAACAAACAAGCGTTATGGCTCTTATCTACGATTTACAGAGGATTTTATTGACGACTTTAAAGGCGTTGATTTGAATCAGAACTTTCCATACCTAGAATTGTATCGTCATATTGAGAAACTCCCTCTTTCAATTACTATGCCAATAATTGATGGAAGTAAATTTTTTGAGTATATTGAATCTGCTCATGAAACTATTAAAAATCATAAAGATTTTTTAAATGAAGAGTTAGGATTTTCTGATGAACCTGAAGGGGAAGAAAAAAATGTAGCTTACCCAGAAGGTATGTTAAACATTTACAATAGCTCAAAGGGTCGCTATCTCAAGTGTCACAATATATTCCTAAATATTTGCTCGCTTTTCGCAGATAGATTTGGAAAAGAGGAGCTATCAAAGGAGATAGTAGAGATCTTGTTTATTTGGTCTTACTACCCTCGAGTTAAATCTAAAGCCATATATGATGCGACGGTTGGGAACTATGCTGCTGGTGGAAGGTTTAGACAAAAAGAGGTTCAAAAGCTATTTCAACTTTTATCTCATGCCGTCACTCCGAATGATTTCATGATAAAGATAGATAGAGAGTTATTTGAAAATTATACTGTGGACAAGATTATAGAAGTGGAAAAAGATAAATGGTAG
- a CDS encoding GmrSD restriction endonuclease domain-containing protein: MVETHISLSVNHLLNEDTYAIPLYQRNFAWTYDEIEQLLNDVADAFQENRDNYYIGTLVVNKENDNFKIIDGQQRTTAFNLIALALKHEFGFDRLKAINLTFPARKKSNENIQKLFTKQKISEDDENELTRGYGHAKDALKKVLEERHLNPQSFVDYLFDKVIIFRSILPEDLDLNLYFERFNSRGEQLEAHEILKAQMMTKFGADQEMAQKFARIWDACAEFDKPVIKTFQIRSRPNNTDEEGEKIFGKEFTNFKLESVFEKIRVKKIEQRSLLDAITQTKYESSSLVNNGADISNYTTVIDFPTFLLQVFFIMEGNDETTFDDKKLLKIFEIERRDREWVQQFGNLLLTMKHIFDTFIVKNVQLENETEWQIKRGQYETYQRNENGGWKYVRINYQKNTFDNLNKNIILLQSMFAVTFTANRDSRWLYEILQFLFRHIEELNDQEFGAHFKEFLEKMAVTYAEERFFTEDRRIKKYGAIPVYAFNFVDYVLWKNREELKKAYDVKFEDFKFAYRRSIEHWFPQHPNSDERVEKIDDKFLHSFGNLCIITDSQNSKFGNLVPSAKYKQWEGIFNRQSLKLQMMADVTVKNDKWGICEIQSMEKEVERYVHDFCFS; this comes from the coding sequence ATGGTAGAAACACATATAAGCTTATCAGTTAATCATTTGTTAAATGAAGATACCTATGCCATTCCTCTTTATCAGAGAAATTTTGCCTGGACTTATGATGAAATTGAGCAGTTATTGAACGATGTAGCAGATGCTTTTCAAGAAAATAGAGACAATTATTATATTGGAACATTAGTCGTTAATAAAGAGAATGACAATTTCAAAATCATAGATGGACAACAACGAACAACCGCTTTTAATTTGATTGCCTTAGCTTTGAAGCATGAGTTTGGTTTTGATAGATTGAAAGCTATCAATCTTACCTTCCCAGCTAGGAAGAAATCAAATGAGAACATTCAAAAACTATTTACTAAGCAAAAAATCTCTGAGGACGATGAAAATGAATTAACTAGAGGTTACGGACATGCTAAAGACGCATTGAAAAAAGTGCTAGAGGAGCGCCACCTTAATCCTCAATCTTTCGTTGATTATCTTTTTGATAAAGTTATTATTTTTCGGAGTATACTTCCTGAAGATTTAGACTTAAATCTTTATTTCGAACGTTTCAACTCTCGTGGAGAACAACTAGAGGCTCATGAGATTCTTAAGGCGCAAATGATGACCAAGTTTGGTGCAGATCAAGAAATGGCACAAAAATTTGCAAGGATTTGGGATGCCTGTGCAGAGTTTGATAAGCCGGTAATAAAAACTTTTCAAATCCGAAGTAGACCAAACAATACTGATGAAGAGGGGGAGAAAATTTTTGGTAAAGAATTTACTAACTTCAAATTGGAAAGTGTATTTGAGAAAATAAGAGTAAAAAAAATTGAGCAACGAAGTTTACTAGATGCAATTACTCAGACAAAATATGAAAGTAGTAGCTTAGTAAATAATGGAGCAGATATTTCAAATTATACGACTGTAATTGATTTTCCAACATTTTTACTTCAAGTATTTTTCATCATGGAAGGAAATGACGAAACTACATTTGATGATAAAAAATTATTGAAAATTTTTGAAATTGAACGACGAGATAGAGAATGGGTCCAACAATTTGGGAATTTACTTCTGACTATGAAGCATATATTTGATACGTTTATCGTAAAAAATGTCCAATTAGAAAATGAAACCGAATGGCAAATTAAACGAGGTCAGTATGAGACATATCAACGAAATGAAAATGGAGGATGGAAATATGTCCGAATTAATTATCAAAAAAATACTTTTGACAATTTAAACAAAAACATTATCCTCCTTCAATCCATGTTCGCTGTAACCTTCACTGCTAATCGTGATAGTCGTTGGTTATATGAGATTTTACAATTTCTCTTCAGACATATTGAAGAACTAAATGATCAAGAATTTGGTGCTCATTTTAAAGAATTTCTAGAAAAAATGGCAGTGACGTATGCAGAAGAAAGATTTTTTACTGAGGATAGAAGAATTAAGAAATATGGTGCAATTCCTGTTTATGCTTTTAACTTTGTGGATTATGTTTTATGGAAAAATCGTGAAGAATTAAAGAAAGCATACGATGTTAAGTTTGAAGATTTCAAATTTGCTTATCGTCGCTCCATAGAACATTGGTTTCCACAACATCCAAATAGTGATGAAAGAGTTGAAAAAATTGATGATAAATTTTTGCACTCTTTTGGGAATCTTTGTATCATTACAGATAGTCAAAATTCGAAGTTTGGAAATTTAGTTCCAAGTGCAAAGTATAAACAGTGGGAAGGAATTTTCAATCGCCAGAGTTTAAAATTACAGATGATGGCAGATGTAACGGTAAAGAATGATAAATGGGGTATTTGTGAGATTCAATCTATGGAAAAAGAAGTGGAAAGATATGTACACGACTTTTGTTTTAGTTAA
- a CDS encoding aminopeptidase — protein sequence MVLPNFKENLEKYAKLLVANGINVQPGHTLALSIDVEQRELAHLIVKEAYALGAHEVIVQWTDDVINREKFLHAPMERLDNVPEYKIAEMNYLLENKASRLGVRSSDPGALNGVDADKLSASAKAMGLAMKPMRIATQSNKVSWTVAAAAGLEWAKKVFPNAASDEEAVDLLWDQIFKTCRVYEEDPVKAWEEHAAILKSKAEMLNKEQFSALHYTAPGTDLTLGLPKNHVWESAGAINAQGEGFLPNMPTEEVFTAPDFRRADGYVTSTKPLSYNGNIIEGIKVTFKDGQIVDITAEKGDQVMKDLVFENAGARALGECALVPDPSPISQSGITFFNTLFDENASNHLAIGAAYATSVVGGAEMSEEELEAAGLNRSDVHVDFMIGSSQMDIDGIREDGTRVPLFRNGDWAI from the coding sequence ATGGTTTTACCAAATTTTAAAGAAAATCTAGAAAAATATGCAAAATTGTTGGTTGCGAATGGAATTAACGTGCAACCTGGTCACACTTTGGCTCTCTCTATCGATGTGGAGCAACGTGAGTTGGCGCATTTGATCGTGAAAGAAGCTTATGCCTTGGGTGCACATGAGGTTATTGTTCAGTGGACAGATGATGTCATCAACCGTGAGAAATTCCTCCATGCGCCGATGGAGCGTCTGGACAATGTGCCAGAATACAAGATTGCTGAGATGAACTATCTCTTGGAGAACAAGGCTAGCCGTCTCGGTGTCCGTTCATCTGATCCAGGTGCCTTGAACGGAGTGGATGCGGATAAGCTTTCAGCTTCTGCAAAAGCTATGGGACTTGCGATGAAGCCAATGCGTATCGCAACTCAATCCAACAAGGTTAGCTGGACAGTGGCGGCCGCTGCTGGACTTGAATGGGCTAAGAAAGTCTTTCCAAATGCTGCGAGCGATGAAGAAGCAGTGGACCTCCTTTGGGACCAAATCTTCAAAACTTGCCGTGTCTACGAAGAAGATCCAGTTAAGGCTTGGGAAGAACATGCAGCTATCCTCAAGAGCAAGGCAGAAATGCTCAATAAAGAACAATTCTCAGCCCTTCACTACACAGCGCCAGGGACAGATTTGACCCTTGGTTTGCCGAAGAACCACGTTTGGGAATCAGCTGGTGCTATCAATGCTCAAGGGGAAGGTTTCTTGCCAAATATGCCGACAGAAGAAGTCTTTACGGCTCCTGACTTCCGTCGTGCAGATGGCTATGTCACTTCTACAAAACCACTTAGCTATAACGGAAATATCATCGAAGGTATTAAGGTGACTTTTAAAGACGGACAAATCGTAGACATCACTGCTGAGAAGGGTGATCAGGTCATGAAAGATCTTGTCTTTGAAAATGCGGGCGCGCGTGCCTTAGGTGAATGTGCCCTGGTACCAGATCCAAGTCCAATTTCTCAGTCAGGCATTACCTTCTTTAATACCCTTTTCGATGAAAATGCGTCAAACCACTTGGCTATCGGTGCTGCCTATGCGACTAGCGTTGTTGGTGGTGCAGAGATGAGCGAAGAAGAGCTTGAAGCTGCAGGACTTAACCGTTCAGATGTTCACGTTGACTTTATGATTGGTTCTAGTCAAATGGATATCGATGGTATCCGTGAGGATGGAACACGTGTACCTCTCTTCCGTAATGGAGACTGGGCAATTTAA
- a CDS encoding GlsB/YeaQ/YmgE family stress response membrane protein, producing the protein MLGSMFVGLLVGFLAGALTNRGESMGCFGKMFLGWIGAFLGHLLFGTWGPIIAGTAIIPAILGAMIVLAIFWRRGS; encoded by the coding sequence ATGCTTGGAAGTATGTTTGTTGGTCTCCTAGTGGGATTCTTGGCAGGTGCTTTGACCAATCGTGGAGAGAGCATGGGATGCTTTGGGAAAATGTTTCTTGGCTGGATTGGTGCCTTTCTGGGCCACCTGCTCTTTGGAACTTGGGGTCCAATTATAGCAGGAACGGCCATTATCCCAGCTATTTTAGGAGCTATGATTGTCTTAGCTATTTTCTGGAGACGAGGAAGTTAA